The Pygocentrus nattereri isolate fPygNat1 chromosome 4, fPygNat1.pri, whole genome shotgun sequence genome includes a window with the following:
- the gja13.2 gene encoding connexin 32.3, which yields MGDWGFLSSLLDKVQSHSTVVGKIWMSVLFIFRILVLGAGAESVWGDEQSNLVCNTLQPGCENVCYDWKFPISHIRFWVMQIIFVSTPTLVYLGHAFLVIHKENKLREKIKRQRDNKMLKTPKYTDDKGHVRIRGNLLGSYLTQLFFKIILELAFIVGQYYLYGFVMIPEFACSKKPCPYTVECFMSRPTEKTIFIIFMLVVACLSLLLNVIEVFYLVCTRVRCRSGKQRVPNTTSAENPATLSSPWQTRLGAEDPLKQNKLNMQYESGQSISVSLDGAKEDKQLLQDH from the coding sequence ATGGGAGACTGGGGCTTTCTCTCCAGTTTACTGGACAAGGTGCAGTCCCACTCTACTGTCGTTGGCAAGATATGGATGAGCGTCCTCTTCATCTTCAGGATACTCGTATTGGGAGCAGGAGCAGAGAGCGTATGGGGCGATGAGCAATCGAATTTGGTCTGCAATACGTTGCAACCTGGTTGCGAGAATGTGTGTTATGACTGGAAGTTTCCCATCAGCCACATTCGCTTCTGGGTCATGCAGATCATCTTTGTCTCCACACCAACCCTGGTGTACCTGGGCCATGCGTTCCTCGTCATCCACAAAGAGAACAAGCTgagagagaagataaaaagACAGCGCGACAACAAAATGCTCAAGACGCCCAAATACACAGATGACAAGGGCCACGTCAGGATCAGGGGGAACCTTCTTGGAAGCTATCTAACCCAGCTTTTCTTTAAGATCATCTTAGAGCTGGCTTTCATTGTGGGACAGTATTATTTGTATGGGTTTGTCATGATCCCTGAGTTTGCTTGCTCTAAAAAACCATGCCCCTACACTGTAGAGTGCTTCATGTCTCGTCCCACAGAAAAGAccatcttcatcatcttcatgcTGGTGGTGGCCTGCTTGTCTCTACTGCTGAATGTGATAGAGGTGTTCTACTTGGTTTGCACCAGGGTTAGATGTCGTTCCGGAAAGCAACGCGTGCCCAACACCACATCAGCTGAAAACCCAGCTACCCTGTCCTCTCCGTGGCAGACCAGACTGGGGGCTGAGGACCCGCTGAAGCAAAATAAACTGAACATGCAGTATGAGAGTGGACAGAGTATCTCTGTGAGCCTGGACGGCGCAAAGGAGGACAAACAGCTGTTACAGGACCATTAG